The Oceanispirochaeta sp. M1 DNA segment ATTTTGCCAGACTTTCGGGATCTTCCCTGTATCGCCTCTCTATTTCCTCTACCTTGGCAGCTCCGTCTCCGCCGATATCCTTACCACGGCCCAGAAGCGCCTGGGCTACTGTCTCAAGCTTGAAATTCTCGAATTTATAAAAGTTCTGTCTCATGGTCTGCAGGGCATCAATGATCTGCCTGCCTCTGCACTCTGCGGAGAAAAACCCGCTTCGGTTCTCCTTTATTTTCAGGGGCTGGCTGTCCCGGCCGAGGAGGATGGGAATCTCATGAAGTCTGTATCTTTTCTCCAGAACAGCAAGATCAAATCCTATGACATGCCAGCCGGTGATTATATCGGGATCCCACTTCTGTACCCAGGTCTGAAATGCTTTCAGTGTTTCAGCTTCACCCGGGCAGAACTGCATATCTCCCTTGCTTCCACTGTGGTCACTATGGATCAGTATCTTTTTGAATTCATCGATTACAGTGTTATAACCTGTCCCATGCATGGCGATGGAATATATCTCGCCGTCTTTGCCGGTTTCAATATCCAGTGACATAATCCTGAGCTCAGGCTGCCATTTCTCATCTACTTCCACCGCTGTTATGACAGGATTTGTATACTGAATCCCTCCGTTTATGCGCTGTCCTATGCCTTCCCATCTGATTCTGCCGGTAATAAAGCGCTCCATCAGATAGCGATCTGCAGGGTATACATCACTTTCAAATACCCGGTATTCCTGACTTGTAAGTTTATCCCGGCCTGCATAAAACTGATGCATGGAATTGAAGTAAAGAGCATCTACAGGGGTTCCTGAATAGTTTGTCAGTTTGAGGGATTTTCTCTTTGAGATATTTAGATCAGAGGGGAGCTGAGTATCTCCAGGAATGAAGAAAACCGGCTTATTATCTGTGATCAGGATAAAAAAGGGCCCCTCCGAACCTGTTCCGGTAAGATGAATTTCGTGGCTGCCCTTATTATCCAGACTCTCTGCTGTAAGTATGTACCCCTGCTGCATTACAATCTCCTGTCCTGTGATTATAGGCATGTAGGTTCTTTTATGCAAAATATCTCTTAAAAAGGAATATATCTACTGAATTTAAGGCTGATTTCTCCGGGCCCCTTCTGCTTTCACAATACTATTTTCTGGGGTACAATCGGGGCTGACTTGATGGACTTCTGTCTACGGTTATAAATTTAAAATACAGGAGAGATACTCTTATGGAGAACACTCTTAAAAAATATCCCTGGCTTACAGAGCTTTTTCTGCTGGTTTCGGGATCTTTGCTTTTTGCTCTATCCTTTCCAAACTTTATGTACCGATGGGGATTCGCATTCCTTGCCTGGTTTGCCCTGATTCCCATATTTATTCTGATCAACCGGGTCGGGTTTTTAAAGAGCATGTTATATGGAGCTCTTTATGGGTATTTTGCCTACAGTCTTTTGAACTTCTGGCTGGCTAAATTCAATCCAACGTCCTTTGTGGTAGTACCCCTTATCTATGGCATATATTTTATTTTCTGGTTTCCTGTCTTTAAATGGGCCGACTGGGCTTTTTCCCGCTGGGGATACATTCTGCAGCTGGTTTTCTGGCTTGGATTTGAAATCTTCAGAACAAGAGGATTTCTCGGCTATTCATACGGAATTATGGGATACACACAGTACAGAAACCCCGCTGTAATCGGAATTGCCGACATCACCGGGGTCCTGGGAGTTTCCATGCTTGTGGTCTTTCCGTCAATATGGATAGCCAGGTATATCCGTTTCAGGAAAGAGGAGGGGGCCTCCTTCGAAGTCTTGAAAAAGGCACGTTTTCTGGTAATCCCCGGTATTGTCTACCTTGTCATTCTGGCAGGAAGTCTGCTGTATTCAGGTATAAATAAAGTAGATTATGAAGATGGCCCTAAATGGAAAACCTCTCTGATTCAGCACGATATAAATGCCTGGCTCAGTGGTACGGAAGTCTATACCCGGGCTCTTGATAAACTTCTTGAACTGTCGGAAAAAACTCTGGAAGAGGATAAGCCCGATGTAGTTATCTGGTCCGAAACAGCTTTTGTCCCCTCTATTGAGTGGCATAACAAGCGACGGGATGATCGAGAGAGGCTGGCTCTTGTCCAGAAACTTATGACCTTTCTTGAGAAGACAGATACACCCTTTATCATTGGTAATAATGATACCAGACTCTCGGCGGGCAAGAAGGTCACCTATAATGCGGTTCTTCAGTTCGAGGGATCAGAGATTGCCGACAAATACCATAAAATCCATCTTGTTCCCTTTGGTGAGCATTTTCCATATGTAAAATTGTTTCCCCGATTCTATGAATATATTCTGGATAACGGAGCAACATTCTACGAAAAGGGAAGTGATTATACAGTCTTCGATGTAAACGGAGTGAAGGCTTCTCCCCTCATCTGTTTTGAAGATACATTCGGTTATCTGAGCCGTAATTTTATAAGAGAGGGTGCACAGGTCCTGGTCAATGTCACCAATGACTCATGGTCTCCTGCACAGGCCTGTTCTATACAGCACGTAGGTATGGCCGTATTTCGTTCCGTTGAAAACAGACGCTCCATGGTCCGGGCGACTAACGGCGGATTCACCTGTCTCATAGATCCCAATGGTAAAATTGTTGAGTATCTGGAGCCCTTTACAGAGGATGTCCTAACTGTGGATGTTCCTGTTTATGATGGTGATCCCACAGTCTATAATAGAACTGAATTTTTATTTGACCGGCTGATTATGGTCATGTCTGTTCTGGCAGCTTTGCTGCTGGCAGTGGTCACAATTCAAAGAAAAAGAGGTAAGAAATGAATCACAGCGATAGAATTATATCCTTTCTAGAGGAAATCAATAAAACTCCCCGAAAGTCGGGAAACCGCGGACCCATTACCGCCTATCTGAGAGGCTGGGCTGAGAAGAGGGGATACGAAGTAAAGCAGGATAAAACTGATAACCTGCTGATCAGGGTTCCCCCAACCCCCGGATATGAGAAGGCTCCAATAATTGTTCTTCAGGGACATTCGGATATGGTCTGTGAGAAGGTTCCCGAATCAAATCATGATTTTACAAAAGATGCAGTTAAGCTTGTAAGAGAGGGTGACTGGATAAAAGGAGATGGTACCACAATCGGTGCGGATAACGGAATCGCCATTGCTCTGGCAATGGAGCTGGTGAGTTCAGAAGATGCGGAGCATCCTCCCATTGAGATCCTTATTACCTCAGATGAAGAGATAGGCCTTGTAGGTGCGAATGCTCTGGAAGACGGTTTTGTGGAAGGTAAAGTCCTGATCAACCTGGACTCCGAAGAGGAAGGTATCTTTACAATCGGATGCGCCGGTGGCGCTGACAGTGATTTCACAGTTCCCGTCAATTCTGCAGCCCCTGGTTCTGCACAGTTTTACACCCTTACTCTGGGAGGTCTCAAGGGAGGTCATTCGGGTATGGATATTGCCCTCAATCATGGTAATGCTCTTAAAATGATTGAAAGGGTTCTCAGCAGTTTGAGTACTCAGAAGGGATTTTCTCTTGCCTCTATTAACGGTGGCAGCGGTGCTACCAATGCAATCTGCCGTGATGCTGATGCCGTGTTTGCAGCAGATGGAGATATCCGGCCTCTCATTGCTGAGTGGGCGTCACTGCTGAAAGGGGAATGCGGTACAGTGGAAGAAGATTTTTTTCTGACAGTGATCGAAGCTTCTGCTCCTGGAAAAGTTCTTAATGCAGACTCTGCCCAGCGTGTTCTCAGGACCATCCGTCTGACACCCCATGGTGTTGAAAAAATGTCATCAGATATTGAGGGACTTGTGGAAACTTCCAGCAACCTGGCCTGGGCTGAAATATCTGCCGATAAGGCCAGATTGCAGACAAGCCAGAGATCTGCTGTTATGTCAGAACTTAAAGATATGAACGAAAGAATGATTGCAGTTGCCGAGTTGGCGGGAGGCAGTTGTTTTACTCTGAACAAGTATCCTTCATGGAAACCCAATCCCTCATCGGCTCTCCTTGAAAGATGTACCCGTATTTACAAAGAGTGCTGCGGGAAAGAGGCTGTTGTAGAAGCTATTCATGCAGGACTTGAGTGCGGGCTGATCGGTGACAAGTATCCGGGAATGGATATGATTTCCATGGGACCCAGCATGGAAGCAGTTCATACTCCTGGGGAGCGTCTCTATGTCCCTTCACTGGAGCCCTTTCGTGATTTCCTTGTTGCTCTTCTGAAATCTTTTAAATAGTCGAACATTTTATCAGCGGCGCCCTTTAGGGGCGCCGCTGAATTGTCTTCTTTATAATGAGCCGGGCCACTCAGCGAAAGCTTCCACCCAGAAGTTTCTCCAGGGCGCAATGTCCTATCTGCAGGCCGAAGATGCCGGTTATGGTCGGCAGACTCCCCAACACCTTTCGTTTCCTTCCCCTGTCCAGTACCTGTTCATTCCTGTCGGGATTCTCCTCTTCTTCCGGATCTTTATAATCATATTCCACAGTCTCAGCAGAATAGAGGCAGGTGATCCCTTTTCCAACTCCTCTGCGCCGGAGTTTTTTCCGGATTTGTCTGGCAAGGGGGCAGGTATGAGTCTTCATCAGGTCGCTGCATCTTATTGAAAATGGATCAGTATGCACCGCGGCTCCCATGGATGAAACAATGGGAATACCCCTATTCCACGCATATTCCAGAAGGGTAAGTTTAGGAGCCATGGAGTCGATGGCATCTATCAATACATCCGGTTTTTCCGAGAAGATCTGCTCCATTGACTCATCATGGGCAAATATATTCAGGGCTGATACCTTGCATTGAGGATTAATATCCAGAATCCGTCTTCTGGCAAGTTCCACTTTGGATTCTCCGATTGTAGATTCCAGAGCCAGGAGCTGTCTGTTGATGTTTGTCAGATTGACCGTATCAAAATCAACGAGAGTGAAATATCCGACTCCGCTGCGGGCCAAAGCCTCCAGGGCATAACCTCCCACAGCACCGAGGCCGACTATGCAGGCTCTCTTCTCTGCGAGACTCTCTCTTTTCTCCCGTCCGATAAGACGGTCAATGCGT contains these protein-coding regions:
- the lnt gene encoding apolipoprotein N-acyltransferase, with the protein product MENTLKKYPWLTELFLLVSGSLLFALSFPNFMYRWGFAFLAWFALIPIFILINRVGFLKSMLYGALYGYFAYSLLNFWLAKFNPTSFVVVPLIYGIYFIFWFPVFKWADWAFSRWGYILQLVFWLGFEIFRTRGFLGYSYGIMGYTQYRNPAVIGIADITGVLGVSMLVVFPSIWIARYIRFRKEEGASFEVLKKARFLVIPGIVYLVILAGSLLYSGINKVDYEDGPKWKTSLIQHDINAWLSGTEVYTRALDKLLELSEKTLEEDKPDVVIWSETAFVPSIEWHNKRRDDRERLALVQKLMTFLEKTDTPFIIGNNDTRLSAGKKVTYNAVLQFEGSEIADKYHKIHLVPFGEHFPYVKLFPRFYEYILDNGATFYEKGSDYTVFDVNGVKASPLICFEDTFGYLSRNFIREGAQVLVNVTNDSWSPAQACSIQHVGMAVFRSVENRRSMVRATNGGFTCLIDPNGKIVEYLEPFTEDVLTVDVPVYDGDPTVYNRTEFLFDRLIMVMSVLAALLLAVVTIQRKRGKK
- the pepD gene encoding beta-Ala-His dipeptidase — translated: MNHSDRIISFLEEINKTPRKSGNRGPITAYLRGWAEKRGYEVKQDKTDNLLIRVPPTPGYEKAPIIVLQGHSDMVCEKVPESNHDFTKDAVKLVREGDWIKGDGTTIGADNGIAIALAMELVSSEDAEHPPIEILITSDEEIGLVGANALEDGFVEGKVLINLDSEEEGIFTIGCAGGADSDFTVPVNSAAPGSAQFYTLTLGGLKGGHSGMDIALNHGNALKMIERVLSSLSTQKGFSLASINGGSGATNAICRDADAVFAADGDIRPLIAEWASLLKGECGTVEEDFFLTVIEASAPGKVLNADSAQRVLRTIRLTPHGVEKMSSDIEGLVETSSNLAWAEISADKARLQTSQRSAVMSELKDMNERMIAVAELAGGSCFTLNKYPSWKPNPSSALLERCTRIYKECCGKEAVVEAIHAGLECGLIGDKYPGMDMISMGPSMEAVHTPGERLYVPSLEPFRDFLVALLKSFK
- a CDS encoding ThiF family adenylyltransferase, which gives rise to MERFLRIDRLIGREKRESLAEKRACIVGLGAVGGYALEALARSGVGYFTLVDFDTVNLTNINRQLLALESTIGESKVELARRRILDINPQCKVSALNIFAHDESMEQIFSEKPDVLIDAIDSMAPKLTLLEYAWNRGIPIVSSMGAAVHTDPFSIRCSDLMKTHTCPLARQIRKKLRRRGVGKGITCLYSAETVEYDYKDPEEEENPDRNEQVLDRGRKRKVLGSLPTITGIFGLQIGHCALEKLLGGSFR